A region from the Deinococcus sp. KSM4-11 genome encodes:
- a CDS encoding SRPBCC domain-containing protein, with the protein MTSRESVHRTVILRATPARVWTALIQPEQMARWMADFPLSIAVTWEVGAALHMTGDLHGLPFENRGTVLEVVPLRRLRFTYWSTLTGRPYTEADIPVVQFTLSPEGGGTRLELTHGHVPAGPEHQHLPFYWNAALLKLGDLLAAPAG; encoded by the coding sequence ATGACCAGCCGGGAAAGTGTGCACCGAACCGTCATCCTCCGCGCGACCCCGGCCAGGGTGTGGACGGCACTCATCCAGCCGGAGCAGATGGCCCGCTGGATGGCCGACTTCCCTTTGAGCATTGCCGTGACCTGGGAGGTCGGCGCTGCTCTGCATATGACCGGTGACCTGCACGGCCTGCCGTTCGAGAACCGGGGCACGGTGCTGGAGGTCGTGCCGCTCCGACGGCTGCGTTTCACGTACTGGAGCACCCTGACCGGCCGCCCGTACACGGAGGCGGACATTCCCGTGGTGCAGTTCACCCTCTCTCCTGAAGGTGGCGGGACGCGGCTGGAACTGACGCACGGCCACGTGCCAGCCGGGCCGGAGCACCAGCACCTGCCCTTCTACTGGAACGCCGCGCTGCTCAAACTGGGCGACCTGCTGGCCGCACCCGCTGGATAG
- the ddrC gene encoding DNA damage response protein DdrC encodes MKNAPLTLEFGTVRLPISADGLLHAPTALTQLGVADHDWHGLAQEHDLGIAQRDFGAGNEPTLSVPDFARLAFTLHTPQAKRWRKRAQELLVRAMQGDVRLAAQVAERNPDPEARRWLTSRLESTHARRELMSTVARHGGAGNVYGQLGSISNRSVLGTDSATIRRERGVKATRDGLSSTELLRLAYLDTATNRAIQEKGAQGNDAILKLHQFVARRERLGWETPLPTQAG; translated from the coding sequence ATGAAGAACGCTCCGCTGACCCTCGAATTCGGCACCGTCCGGCTGCCCATCAGCGCCGACGGTCTGCTGCACGCCCCCACGGCCCTGACCCAGCTCGGCGTCGCCGACCATGACTGGCATGGGCTGGCGCAGGAGCACGACCTGGGGATCGCCCAGCGCGATTTTGGCGCGGGCAACGAACCCACCCTCAGCGTCCCCGACTTCGCGCGGCTGGCGTTCACGCTGCACACCCCACAGGCGAAGCGCTGGCGAAAGCGCGCCCAGGAACTGCTGGTGCGTGCCATGCAGGGCGACGTCCGGCTGGCCGCCCAGGTGGCCGAGCGCAACCCCGATCCCGAGGCCCGCCGCTGGCTGACCTCCCGGCTGGAAAGTACCCACGCCCGCCGGGAACTGATGAGCACCGTGGCCCGGCACGGCGGTGCAGGCAACGTGTATGGCCAGCTGGGAAGCATCAGCAACCGCTCGGTGCTCGGCACGGACAGCGCCACCATCCGCCGCGAACGGGGCGTGAAAGCCACCCGCGACGGCCTGAGCAGCACGGAACTGCTGCGCCTGGCGTATCTGGACACGGCCACCAACCGCGCCATCCAGGAGAAGGGCGCGCAGGGCAACGATGCCATCCTGAAACTCCACCAGTTCGTCGCGCGGCGGGAGCGGCTCGGCTGGGAAACGCCGCTGCCTACCCAGGCTGGTTAG
- the fumC gene encoding class II fumarate hydratase, with amino-acid sequence MSTRKESDTMGTLDVDATRYWGAQTERSIHNFPIGRDTFVWGRPVIRALGILKKGAAQANAELGELPSDVAALIVQAADEVIAGKLDDHFPLVVFQTGSGTQSNMNANEVISNRAIEIAGGVMGSKAPVHPNDHVNRGQSSNDTFPTAMHIAVVLELNERLYGSVGTLRDTLHAKAGQYAGLVKVGRTHLQDATPITLGQEIGGWVAQLDYALAEVKHAGEGLLDLAIGGTAVGTGLNAHPKFGDLAGQKYGEETGYHFRSAENKFAALSAHDALVQTSAALRTLAGALMKMANDVRWLASGPRNGIGEITIPENEPGSSIMPGKVNPTQSEAMTMVATRVFGNDATVAFAGSQGNFQLNVFKPVMVHAVLESIRLISDACVAFNDNCAVGIEANVEKIEHNLSINLMQVTALNKHIGYDKAAAIAKKAHKDGSSLKEAALSLGYVTDAEFDEWVVPLDMTHN; translated from the coding sequence ATGAGCACCCGCAAAGAATCCGACACCATGGGCACCCTGGACGTGGACGCCACCCGTTACTGGGGCGCGCAGACGGAACGCAGCATCCACAACTTCCCGATCGGCCGGGACACCTTCGTATGGGGCCGGCCGGTCATCCGCGCGCTGGGCATCCTGAAGAAGGGCGCGGCGCAGGCGAACGCGGAACTGGGCGAACTGCCGAGCGACGTGGCCGCCCTGATCGTGCAGGCGGCCGACGAGGTGATCGCCGGGAAGCTCGACGACCACTTCCCGCTGGTGGTGTTCCAGACCGGGAGCGGCACCCAGAGCAACATGAACGCCAACGAGGTCATCTCCAACCGGGCCATCGAGATCGCGGGCGGCGTGATGGGCAGCAAGGCGCCCGTACACCCGAACGACCACGTGAACCGGGGACAGAGCAGCAACGATACCTTCCCGACCGCCATGCACATCGCCGTGGTGCTGGAACTGAACGAACGGCTGTACGGCAGCGTGGGCACACTGCGGGACACGCTGCACGCCAAGGCCGGGCAGTACGCCGGGCTGGTGAAGGTGGGCCGCACGCACCTCCAGGACGCCACGCCGATCACGCTGGGCCAGGAGATCGGCGGCTGGGTCGCGCAGCTCGACTACGCGCTGGCCGAGGTGAAGCACGCCGGAGAGGGCCTGCTGGACCTCGCCATCGGCGGCACGGCGGTCGGCACCGGCCTGAACGCCCACCCGAAATTCGGTGACCTGGCCGGGCAGAAGTACGGCGAAGAGACCGGCTACCACTTCCGCAGTGCCGAGAACAAGTTCGCCGCCCTGAGCGCCCACGACGCCCTGGTGCAGACCAGCGCCGCCCTGCGGACGCTTGCGGGCGCACTGATGAAGATGGCCAACGACGTGCGCTGGCTCGCGTCGGGTCCCCGCAACGGCATCGGCGAGATCACCATTCCCGAGAACGAGCCCGGCAGCAGCATCATGCCCGGCAAGGTCAACCCCACCCAGAGCGAGGCCATGACCATGGTCGCCACCCGTGTGTTCGGGAACGACGCCACCGTCGCCTTCGCGGGCAGCCAGGGGAACTTCCAGCTGAACGTCTTCAAGCCCGTCATGGTGCACGCCGTGCTGGAATCGATCCGCCTGATCTCGGACGCCTGCGTGGCCTTCAACGACAACTGCGCGGTTGGGATCGAAGCGAACGTTGAGAAGATCGAACACAACCTGTCCATCAACCTGATGCAGGTCACGGCGCTGAACAAGCACATCGGCTACGACAAGGCCGCCGCCATTGCCAAGAAAGCCCACAAGGACGGCAGCAGCCTGAAGGAAGCCGCGTTGAGCCTGGGCTACGTGACCGACGCCGAATTCGACGAGTGGGTTGTGCCGCTCGACATGACCCACAACTGA
- a CDS encoding VWD domain-containing protein → MPNTRMLAGTITTLSLMLALAGCSGGSSTPAPGPLAAPQHVQVIPQDGQATIVWDAPDDAKVTGFNVYQGDQKLNDVPISAQGLKGGGLKVSGLHAQAQAGHLLSYVAQNLQNGTRYDFRVVSVGAGGESSASSGSAGGSPLVCDRYKVDSRIYGSGPYELHRAKLTRAGTGLPGAEIHVLGGGTDHIMTYNAGLSEYFDTASGTTFAWTPGSRADLLTRVGDCLVLATDRVPARPTLSAPAGATSDPTTPVNLTWTLTGSDPAVQNVHLSWVDGGGTIHTHMFPNLPGSARSFSIPAGTLPGGVPVKVWVRTSNPGAATLFGSYTPDSSVSFENTSPLLTLPAGTGAAPQPAVSWGDPHLITLDHTAVEFQAVGEFDLAQSTTDTFRVQARQRPWGGSGVVSVNTAIATRMNGQKAGVYLSGSGAVLRLGNAGTVTPVPAGGLDLGGGYRVTQSGAEFTFESPGGERLIVTGGGGYLNARLTLPVSRHGAIRGLWGNFDGVGTNDVFLRSGTPLSSPIPFADFYGPYATSWRVPSAAESLFVYDSGQSFGGFDDPAFPSAHPIPSADERAAAEATCHAAGVTDPILLAGCVTDVSQTHDAGFASAAANVPAPLGSVTIIPPARADLIVTGFTATLADTCRPYSTFVTGKVTVKNVGSAPSAARSDVGLVQVVDARDEALTGGYRGNGVGLGSVAPGASATVEIPVYYPIGAPEDTTGTRTYFARVNFGHYIDESNTANNRSAGNVDVTIPAGHCHNSVGLIYKGDTSAATAYRDHLKTRGLNVALVDAASLTPSSPRTLAGFDLLAIDPLTGDLNTWTGGADAEAAIAASGKPILGLGGGGYALLGTLHRTLGWGNGAHESSQDSIKASSPLHPALSTPFTVAFTGGLAKVANAGAPVVEYHTSVTGIERVALSPATDQYAPLAVEAKTNSAMWGFYGVPNYTDAGWNAVANLAWYLLP, encoded by the coding sequence ATGCCGAACACCAGGATGCTTGCCGGAACGATCACGACCCTGAGCCTCATGCTGGCCCTCGCCGGCTGCAGTGGGGGCAGCTCCACGCCCGCACCCGGCCCGCTGGCCGCGCCCCAGCACGTGCAGGTCATTCCCCAGGACGGCCAGGCGACCATCGTGTGGGACGCCCCGGACGACGCGAAGGTCACGGGCTTCAACGTCTACCAGGGAGACCAGAAACTGAACGATGTGCCCATCAGCGCGCAGGGCCTGAAAGGGGGCGGCCTCAAGGTGTCCGGCCTGCACGCCCAGGCCCAGGCGGGCCACCTGCTGAGCTACGTCGCGCAGAACCTCCAGAACGGCACGCGCTACGACTTCCGCGTGGTATCCGTCGGAGCAGGTGGCGAGAGTAGCGCCTCCAGCGGCAGCGCCGGCGGCAGCCCCCTGGTCTGCGACCGCTACAAGGTGGACAGTCGCATCTATGGTTCCGGGCCGTACGAACTGCACCGCGCGAAACTGACGCGGGCCGGCACGGGCCTTCCGGGTGCCGAGATTCACGTGCTGGGCGGCGGCACCGACCACATCATGACGTACAACGCGGGCCTGAGCGAATACTTCGACACGGCCAGCGGCACCACCTTCGCGTGGACACCGGGCAGCCGCGCCGACCTGCTGACCCGCGTGGGCGATTGCCTCGTGCTCGCCACCGACCGTGTGCCCGCCCGCCCCACCCTGAGCGCGCCCGCCGGAGCCACCTCCGATCCGACCACGCCGGTGAACCTCACGTGGACGCTCACGGGCAGCGACCCGGCCGTGCAGAACGTGCACCTGTCATGGGTGGACGGCGGCGGCACCATCCACACGCACATGTTCCCGAACCTGCCCGGCAGTGCCCGCAGCTTCAGCATCCCAGCCGGCACCCTGCCCGGCGGCGTGCCTGTAAAGGTCTGGGTGCGAACCAGCAACCCTGGCGCGGCCACCCTGTTCGGCAGCTACACGCCGGACTCCAGCGTGTCCTTCGAGAACACCAGCCCGCTGCTGACCCTGCCGGCCGGAACCGGCGCGGCCCCCCAGCCCGCCGTGAGCTGGGGCGACCCGCACCTGATCACCCTGGACCACACGGCTGTGGAATTCCAGGCGGTGGGCGAGTTCGATCTGGCGCAGTCCACCACCGACACCTTCCGCGTGCAGGCCCGGCAGCGGCCCTGGGGAGGCAGCGGCGTGGTCAGCGTGAACACGGCCATCGCCACCCGCATGAACGGCCAGAAGGCCGGCGTGTACCTGAGCGGCAGCGGGGCGGTGCTGCGGCTGGGCAACGCGGGTACCGTCACGCCTGTGCCAGCCGGTGGCCTCGACCTGGGGGGCGGGTACCGCGTGACCCAGAGCGGCGCGGAGTTCACCTTCGAGTCTCCCGGCGGGGAGCGGCTGATCGTCACGGGCGGCGGCGGGTACCTCAATGCCCGCCTGACCCTGCCCGTCAGCCGTCACGGGGCCATACGTGGCCTGTGGGGCAACTTCGACGGCGTGGGCACCAACGACGTATTCCTGCGATCGGGCACGCCCCTGAGCAGCCCCATTCCCTTCGCGGATTTCTACGGCCCCTACGCGACCTCCTGGCGGGTTCCCAGCGCCGCCGAATCCCTGTTCGTGTACGACAGCGGCCAGAGCTTCGGTGGCTTCGACGACCCGGCCTTCCCGTCCGCCCACCCGATCCCCAGCGCCGACGAACGCGCCGCCGCCGAGGCGACCTGCCACGCGGCGGGCGTGACCGACCCGATCCTGCTGGCCGGGTGCGTCACCGACGTGAGCCAGACGCACGACGCCGGGTTCGCCAGCGCCGCCGCGAACGTGCCCGCCCCGCTGGGCAGCGTGACCATCATCCCGCCCGCCCGCGCCGACCTGATCGTGACCGGCTTCACGGCCACGCTGGCCGACACCTGCCGCCCGTACTCCACCTTCGTGACCGGCAAGGTCACCGTGAAGAACGTCGGCAGCGCGCCCAGCGCCGCCCGCAGCGACGTGGGGCTGGTGCAGGTCGTGGACGCCCGCGACGAGGCCCTGACCGGCGGCTACCGGGGCAACGGCGTGGGCCTGGGCAGCGTGGCTCCCGGGGCCAGCGCCACCGTCGAGATCCCCGTGTACTACCCCATCGGCGCGCCCGAGGACACCACCGGCACCCGCACGTACTTCGCCCGCGTGAACTTCGGCCACTACATCGACGAGTCGAACACCGCGAACAACCGCTCGGCCGGGAACGTGGACGTGACCATTCCTGCCGGGCACTGCCACAACAGCGTCGGCCTGATCTATAAGGGCGACACCAGCGCGGCCACCGCCTACCGCGACCACCTGAAGACCCGGGGCCTGAACGTCGCCCTGGTGGACGCCGCCAGCCTGACCCCCAGCTCGCCCAGAACGCTCGCGGGCTTCGACCTGCTGGCCATCGATCCGCTGACCGGCGATCTGAACACCTGGACAGGCGGTGCGGACGCCGAGGCAGCCATCGCGGCCAGCGGCAAGCCCATCCTGGGCCTGGGTGGCGGCGGGTACGCGCTGCTGGGCACGCTGCACCGCACCCTGGGCTGGGGGAACGGCGCGCATGAGTCCAGCCAGGACAGCATCAAGGCCAGCAGTCCGCTGCACCCGGCCCTGAGCACGCCCTTCACCGTGGCCTTCACGGGAGGGCTGGCCAAGGTCGCCAACGCTGGAGCTCCGGTGGTCGAATACCACACCAGCGTGACCGGCATCGAACGCGTCGCCCTGAGTCCCGCGACCGACCAGTACGCGCCGCTGGCCGTCGAGGCCAAGACGAACAGCGCCATGTGGGGCTTCTACGGTGTTCCGAACTACACCGACGCCGGCTGGAACGCCGTGGCGAACCTCGCGTGGTACCTGCTGCCCTGA
- a CDS encoding ATP-binding protein, producing MRLVSLGHLRLEELKFRREKPLLLLAYLSLEGPRTRRFMAQLFWPDAPNAMNNLAVAITHLRRLHAGDADERRVWAAVPSDAGELRDHLRAGNLDEALKLYGGPFADSVDLDDSGTELEDWVLDTRETLARELRAALLWHAEAEAREAQFERAAQGAETAYRLPGAPPPEPEDLPRFYALLRAAEHPLCGAIEREARDLGLTLEAPVPQARGRLRPPFVGRERELERLRALEPGQWAWVRGGAGQGKTALLREVASAGGHVLPARAGLPYATLEPLLGDLEASEAVLLRRLGAQPGRVLIDDWAAVDPESRTLLERLHALRPDFPVILAGTGEPPLPVDLSLELGALSAAELRSTPGAFEATGGLPTLVGAFLRGEPLDDALDARLGRLGATERLLYAVLTLQPGMELGLIRAALNLPAPALVEAHEHLRRAGLIDQSGLVRGLELARHTLDSDPEQAAQIHIALARHLPPALALPHYQAARHLWEDSDLDGLRAAHAHWGEELLRRGFPGRAVELLAHSPASAQITLLRAQALERGSLFRQALDVLLTLPQSPETRALESRLRYKLGDPAGAEQAARDALTGSLGAEAEALTTLGEIALRRGNAREALDVFSRAETLWQAAGQTSRWVWAINNRAVARVILGEGVDDAFREVLAATEQQPSARAMVMTNMAQGFLRSGATEQAAAAFREAIRLGQEVGNLTALVLGWNGLGILSHFTQPDQARRAYRAGLEVARQTADASHIAMLLANLAELDGDIPAWNQAIDLLERGGFHAMAVEAKASLESFMGRSGVR from the coding sequence ATGCGGCTGGTCAGTCTGGGTCACCTGCGGCTGGAGGAACTGAAGTTCCGCCGCGAGAAGCCGCTGCTGCTGCTGGCCTACCTGAGTCTGGAAGGACCGCGCACCCGGCGCTTCATGGCGCAGCTGTTCTGGCCGGACGCCCCGAACGCCATGAACAACCTCGCGGTGGCCATCACGCACCTGCGCCGCCTGCACGCCGGCGATGCCGACGAACGCCGCGTGTGGGCGGCCGTACCCAGCGACGCCGGGGAACTGCGCGACCACCTGCGGGCCGGGAACCTGGACGAGGCCCTGAAGCTGTACGGCGGGCCGTTCGCCGACAGCGTCGACCTGGACGATTCGGGAACCGAGCTGGAGGACTGGGTGCTGGACACCCGCGAGACCCTGGCCCGCGAGCTGCGGGCGGCGCTGCTGTGGCACGCCGAGGCCGAGGCCCGCGAGGCCCAGTTCGAGCGGGCGGCGCAGGGAGCCGAGACGGCCTACCGCCTGCCGGGAGCCCCACCCCCCGAACCCGAGGATCTGCCACGCTTCTACGCCCTGCTGAGGGCCGCCGAGCATCCACTATGCGGGGCCATCGAGCGGGAAGCCCGCGACCTGGGCCTCACGCTGGAGGCCCCGGTGCCCCAGGCCCGTGGACGGCTGCGACCTCCCTTCGTGGGGCGGGAACGGGAACTGGAGCGGCTACGCGCTCTGGAACCCGGCCAGTGGGCGTGGGTGCGCGGCGGCGCGGGCCAGGGAAAGACGGCCCTGCTGCGCGAGGTAGCCTCGGCCGGCGGGCATGTCCTGCCGGCACGCGCCGGTCTGCCCTACGCCACGCTGGAACCGCTGCTGGGCGATCTGGAAGCCAGCGAGGCCGTCCTGCTCAGGCGCCTGGGCGCCCAGCCGGGCCGGGTGCTGATCGACGACTGGGCCGCCGTGGATCCCGAGAGCCGGACGCTGCTGGAGCGCCTGCACGCCCTGCGCCCGGACTTCCCCGTGATCCTGGCGGGCACCGGCGAGCCGCCCCTGCCGGTGGATCTGAGCCTGGAACTGGGCGCCCTGAGCGCCGCAGAGCTGCGGAGCACGCCCGGCGCCTTCGAGGCCACCGGGGGCCTGCCCACCCTGGTGGGAGCCTTCCTACGCGGCGAACCGCTGGACGACGCCCTGGACGCCCGGCTGGGCCGCCTCGGCGCCACCGAACGGCTCCTCTACGCGGTCCTCACGCTGCAGCCGGGCATGGAACTGGGCCTGATCCGCGCGGCCCTGAACCTGCCCGCCCCGGCCCTGGTGGAAGCGCACGAACACCTGCGGCGGGCCGGACTGATCGATCAATCCGGGCTGGTGCGCGGCCTGGAACTGGCCCGGCACACCCTGGACAGCGATCCGGAGCAGGCCGCCCAGATTCACATTGCCCTGGCCCGGCACCTGCCGCCCGCCCTGGCCCTGCCGCACTACCAGGCGGCCCGCCACCTGTGGGAGGACAGCGATCTGGACGGTCTGCGCGCCGCCCATGCCCACTGGGGCGAGGAACTGCTGCGGCGCGGCTTTCCGGGCCGGGCCGTGGAACTGCTGGCCCACAGTCCGGCGTCCGCCCAGATCACGCTGCTGCGGGCGCAGGCGCTGGAGCGCGGCAGCCTGTTCCGGCAGGCTCTGGACGTCCTGCTGACCCTGCCGCAGAGTCCGGAAACGCGCGCCCTGGAATCCCGGCTGCGCTACAAGCTGGGTGATCCCGCCGGGGCCGAGCAGGCGGCCCGCGACGCGCTGACCGGTTCCCTGGGGGCCGAGGCCGAGGCGCTGACCACCCTGGGCGAGATCGCGCTGCGTCGGGGGAACGCGCGAGAAGCGCTGGACGTGTTCAGCCGCGCGGAAACGCTGTGGCAGGCCGCCGGGCAGACCTCCCGCTGGGTGTGGGCCATCAACAACCGCGCGGTGGCCCGCGTGATCCTGGGCGAGGGTGTCGACGACGCCTTCCGGGAGGTGCTGGCCGCCACCGAACAGCAACCCTCGGCGCGGGCCATGGTCATGACCAACATGGCCCAGGGCTTCCTGCGCAGCGGAGCCACCGAACAGGCCGCCGCCGCCTTCCGGGAGGCGATCCGGCTAGGCCAGGAAGTCGGGAATTTGACGGCCCTGGTGCTGGGCTGGAATGGCCTGGGGATCCTGAGCCACTTCACGCAGCCCGACCAGGCCCGGCGGGCCTACCGCGCCGGGCTGGAGGTCGCCCGACAGACCGCCGACGCCTCGCACATCGCCATGCTGCTCGCCAACCTGGCGGAACTCGACGGCGATATTCCTGCGTGGAACCAGGCCATCGACCTGCTCGAGCGCGGCGGCTTTCATGCCATGGCCGTCGAGGCCAAGGCCAGCCTGGAATCGTTCATGGGTCGTTCAGGGGTACGCTGA